The DNA segment CCGCTGATGAGGCCGGGCGGCAGCCAACCGGTTTACGGCGGCATCGACCCCCTCGTGTCGCCCACTTGAAGCCCGCTGGTTCATTCCGGCGGGCTTTTTTTGTGTCGGCGCCACTCATCAAGTTTGCAGATGGGAAAGGGTGTGCTTGCAGCAGGGAACATGCATCGTACCGCTGCGGGGTCCATATGAGCCGGGTCGGCGCAGGGCCGGCGGACAAGGTGGACCCAAGGGCATCGTTTCATGACACAGCATCTCGAACTCGGGCTCGACACCTTCGGCGACGTCACCGCCGATCGTGAGGGGCGCCTGCTGCCCCATGCGCAGGTGATCCGCAATCTGGTCGACGAGGCGGTGCTGGCCGATCAGGTGGGCGTCGATTTCATCGGCGTCGGCGAGCACCATCGCGACGATTTCGCCGTCTCCGCGCCGGAAGTGGTGCTGGCCGGCATGGCCACGAAGACGCAGCGCATCCGCCTGGGTTCCGCGGTCACGGTGCTGTCTTCGGACGATCCGATCCGCGTCTATCAGCGCTTTTCCACCGTCGACGCGCTGTCGAACGGGCGCGCCGAGGTGATTCTGGGGCGGGGCTCGTTCACTGAATCGTTTCCGCTGTTCGGCTTCCAGATGAAGGACTACGAGGCGCTGTTCACGGAGAAGCTCGACCTGTTCGCCGCACTGCTGCGCGACAATGCGAGCCCCGAGGGCGTGAGCTGGAAGGGTGAACTGCGGCCCCCGCTCGACCACCAGCATGTGTTTCCCTCCGTGGAGAGCGGCACGCTGAAGACCTGGATCGGCGTCGGCGGCAGCCCCGAATCGGTGGTGCGCGCGGCCCGCTACGGCCTGCCCCTGATGCTCGCCATCATCGGCGGCAATCCGGCCCGCTTCGCGCCCTATGTCGATCTCTATCACCGCGCCATCGGTCAGCTTGGCGGGCAGATGCAGCCGATCGGGGTGCACTCGCACGGCTATGTGGCGCCGACCGACGAGCTGGCGCGCGAGGAATTCTACGACGACTACAAGCGCATGCACGACCGCATCGGCAAGGAGCGCGGCTGGCCGGCCTATGAGCGCGACTCATTCGAGCGCGAGATCGCGCATGGCTCGCTGTATCTCGGCTCCCCCGAGACGGTGGCGAAGAAGATCGCCGCGACCGCGAAGGCGCTCGGGCTGTCGCGCTTCGACATGAAGTACAGCGCCGGCCCGCTGGGGCACGACAAGGCGATGCGCTGTATCGAGCTTTATGGCAGCCAGGTGATTCCGCGCGTGCGCGAGCTGCTGGCGCAAGGCTGACGGTGGAAAACCGAGGCGCCCCTCTCCCGTCGGGCGAGAGGGACGCTAAGGCGCAGGGCACCTCGCCCGTTCACGCAGGCGGGGTGCGCCTCACACGTTCAGCAGCAGATACTCGCGCTCCCAGGGCGAGATGACACGCATGAAGGTGTCGAACTCGGTCTGCTTCACCGCGGTGTAGGTCTTCACGAAGGACGGCCCGAGGACGGTGGCGATCTCCTCGGAATATTGCAGCGCCGCCACCGCTTCGAGCAGGCCGCGCGGCAGTTCGAAATCGAGGCCCTTGGCGTCGGCTTCCAGCGGCTCGGTCGGGCGCAGCCCCTCGACGAGGCCGAGATAGCCGCAGGCCAGCGAGGCGGCGATGACGAGATAGGGGTTGGCGTCCGAGGACGGCACCCGGTTCTCGACCCGGCGCGCGGCCGGCGGGGAGGGCGGCACGCGCAGCCCGGCGGTGCGGTTGTCGTAACCCCACTGCACGTTGATGGGCGCCATCGAATCGCGGGTGAGCCGGCGATAGGAATTCACGTAAGGGGCGAGGATCGACATCACCGCCGGCAGATAGCGCTGCTGGCCGGCAATG comes from the Ancylobacter pratisalsi genome and includes:
- a CDS encoding LLM class flavin-dependent oxidoreductase, which translates into the protein MTQHLELGLDTFGDVTADREGRLLPHAQVIRNLVDEAVLADQVGVDFIGVGEHHRDDFAVSAPEVVLAGMATKTQRIRLGSAVTVLSSDDPIRVYQRFSTVDALSNGRAEVILGRGSFTESFPLFGFQMKDYEALFTEKLDLFAALLRDNASPEGVSWKGELRPPLDHQHVFPSVESGTLKTWIGVGGSPESVVRAARYGLPLMLAIIGGNPARFAPYVDLYHRAIGQLGGQMQPIGVHSHGYVAPTDELAREEFYDDYKRMHDRIGKERGWPAYERDSFEREIAHGSLYLGSPETVAKKIAATAKALGLSRFDMKYSAGPLGHDKAMRCIELYGSQVIPRVRELLAQG